One window of the Torulaspora delbrueckii CBS 1146 chromosome 6, complete genome genome contains the following:
- the PCP1 gene encoding rhomboid protease PCP1 (similar to Saccharomyces cerevisiae PCP1 (YGR101W); ancestral locus Anc_3.445): MFKLTGNASFVASCGKQFFLSNSINLRTKPLVASLMGPQVLLTSAKRLVGLSNTVGKTRFFSQTGAIKSRWSNGLGGSATDRYARLNRFQMYQGGQKNNNTIGKMTIFSVSVMAGVFFLSPYLFQYVPPFTYFKHNPSHMVYGLLGINAVVFGLWQLPRNWRILQRYMMLEKDHIYSKWSVIGSAFSHQELWHLGMNMLALWSFGTSLASILGASNFFSLYMNSAVAGSLFSLWYPRIARLGMIGPSLGASGALFGVFGCFSYLFPSAKILLLVFPIPGGAWVAFLAASAWNAAGCALRWGSFDYAAHLGGSLVGVLYGWYISENAKRQREKRLQKLTKWF, encoded by the coding sequence ATGTTTAAACTCACTGGTAATGCTTCATTCGTTGCCTCGTGCGGAAAGCAGTTCTTTCTGAGCAATTCGATCAATCTACGGACTAAACCACTGGTAGCGTCACTGATGGGGCCGCAAGTGCTCTTGACTAGCGCGAAGAGACTAGTTGGACTCTCAAACACTGTTGGTAAGACGAGGTTCTTCTCCCAGACAGGAGCGATTAAGTCGAGATGGAGTAACGGACTTGGAGGAAGTGCAACAGATAGATACGCACGGTTGAACCGATTCCAAATGTACCAAGGTggtcaaaagaataataaTACTATTGGTAAGATGACTATTTTCAGTGTATCGGTAATGGCTGGTGTATTCTTCCTATCCCCATACCTTTTCCAGTACGTGCCACCTTTCACCTACTTCAAACACAACCCGTCTCATATGGTATACGGTCTACTTGGTATCAACGCTGTTGTATTTGGCCTGTGGCAACTTCCCAGGAATTGGAGAATACTACAGAGATATATGATGTTGGAAAAGGACCACATTTACAGCAAATGGTCAGTAATAGGAAGTGCTTTCTCACATCAGGAGCTATGGCATCTAGGTATGAACATGTTAGCTTTGTGGTCATTTGGTACATCCCTAGCTTCAATCCTGGGTGCTTCGaatttcttttccttgtaCATGAATAGCGCAGTCGCAGGTTCGCTATTTTCCTTATGGTATCCACGAATTGCACGTTTAGGCATGATTGGTCCCAGTCTGGGTGCCAGTGGTGCACTTTTTGGGGTCTTTGGATGTTTCTCATACTTGTTCCCAAGTGCTAAGATACTGCTTCTTGTGTTCCCAATTCCGGGTGGTGCCTGGGTAGCATTTTTAGCGGCCAGTGCATGGAATGCAGCCGGTTGTGCCCTAAGATGGGGATCATTCGATTATGCTGCTCATTTGGGTGGGTCTCTAGTAGGCGTCCTGTACGGTTGGTACATCAGCGAAAATGCTAAGAGACAAAGAGAGAAGCGACTACAAAAGCTGACCAAATGGTTTTAG